A part of Streptomyces sp. NBC_01210 genomic DNA contains:
- a CDS encoding helicase-related protein yields the protein MKPGAYWEFLVEGAPGEYQPISLPEDELPGVEVLDVGGERGYDADPRAFRLGVEARRIRARFQHDMAALSVSNIEPLPHQLEAVYGHFLEQPRLRFLLADDPGAGKTIMTGLYIKELQLRGAADRVLIVAPANLGFQWQRELDERFQIKARRVTRDTIDAAPTENPWDANGVLIISRDLLKSDDILQTLAAAERSWDLAVLDEAHGYTLKVNKRGAIDNRTARYKAAEVVSERTERLLLLTATPHSGREESIWGLLRLLDPDMYGDRCPEHVEVHPQHYSKTSKEQMVDLRGNLLFKPRTPHTVAYDLQGPEWDLYQAVSAFITEGLAEIRGEGRASVSGFALTTMQRRLASSVRAISRTLERRVERLERELAGPAAESRSAVAVGSSPASNDNVDRTEEERWAQEEAALAALPRSLEEIAAELDAVRPLLAQAQETERLGSEIKLNELWKVLEKYGVGDDASKKLLIFTEHKDTLDFLQDKLSEQFDVVVIHGGMRAAERIAAERAFREHAQIMVATEAAGEGINLQFCHLMVNYDIPWNPNRLEQRMGRVHRIGQTEEVHIFNLVAGNTREGHVLATVLKKLEWMGKSLGDRVFDVIGEVFAAYKLPELLQAVVAGERSSQETAAQFGADEGTYDRELLERAEELLAKALATGHIDWRLQRRLSERAEERRLPPDHLKRFFLDAIDFAGGKATPRLDHTTVHVDRTPDLLIARDRDRGTLRQLQPAYERITFDKSVAVRRMAEDAELGAPRPELCGPGHSLLENLIDHIIEATHLPLQRGAVLLDPSRQNPAVLHLLEADVVDGHRSVVHRSIATIGDTDGVLRASGGVLYDFLLGDNARQKGGATSRAEAELIAWARQNVFEARVKEARAEREHTATIQEEFLNASFNTVLARQEVELMDLDEDVEAGKPGAEGRRRKVELAKRTIQERRNRRLADVARTRQVDRGPVRVLAQCLLLPAPTDETRVDGRGSRYGRGLSDPEIERIAVQVSIDYEHGHGAVEIRSVESDNIGFDLVSERENERRCIEVKGRAGVGAVELTWSEYVTAAKLGRDYWLYVVLDCAGDHPRLYRIQDPATALAGSFVPSHDVRYSVAPGPVVDAAEQEAS from the coding sequence GTGAAGCCTGGCGCCTACTGGGAGTTCCTCGTTGAGGGTGCGCCCGGGGAGTACCAGCCCATCAGCCTTCCCGAGGACGAGTTGCCCGGCGTCGAGGTACTGGATGTTGGGGGCGAGCGCGGGTACGACGCGGACCCGCGGGCCTTCCGGCTTGGCGTGGAGGCCCGTCGAATCCGTGCCAGGTTTCAGCACGACATGGCCGCGCTCTCGGTGTCGAACATCGAACCACTGCCTCACCAACTGGAAGCCGTCTACGGGCATTTCCTGGAGCAACCCAGGCTCCGCTTCCTCCTGGCGGACGATCCGGGGGCGGGGAAAACGATCATGACGGGGCTCTATATCAAGGAGCTCCAATTGCGCGGTGCCGCGGACCGGGTTCTGATCGTCGCCCCTGCCAATCTCGGCTTCCAATGGCAGCGCGAACTGGACGAACGCTTCCAGATCAAGGCTCGGCGGGTCACGAGGGACACCATCGACGCCGCGCCAACCGAGAACCCCTGGGATGCCAACGGAGTCTTGATCATCTCCCGGGACCTCCTCAAGAGCGACGACATTTTGCAGACTCTCGCAGCTGCCGAACGCTCCTGGGACCTGGCGGTCCTCGACGAAGCACACGGTTACACGCTGAAAGTCAACAAGCGGGGAGCAATCGACAACCGTACGGCTCGATACAAGGCGGCTGAGGTCGTTTCAGAACGGACCGAACGACTGCTGCTGTTGACCGCCACTCCGCATTCCGGGCGCGAGGAGTCCATCTGGGGTCTGCTGCGACTACTCGACCCGGACATGTATGGAGATCGCTGTCCCGAACACGTCGAAGTGCACCCCCAGCATTACTCGAAGACATCTAAAGAGCAGATGGTAGACCTGCGCGGCAACCTTCTCTTCAAGCCGCGCACACCGCACACGGTGGCGTACGACCTGCAAGGCCCCGAATGGGATCTCTATCAGGCCGTGTCGGCCTTCATCACCGAGGGCCTCGCCGAGATCCGCGGCGAAGGCCGGGCCTCTGTCTCCGGCTTCGCGCTCACCACGATGCAGCGCAGACTGGCATCCTCGGTACGCGCCATCAGCCGGACACTGGAGCGTCGGGTGGAGAGGCTGGAGCGCGAACTGGCCGGCCCCGCGGCTGAATCTCGCTCGGCTGTCGCTGTCGGCTCCAGTCCAGCCAGCAACGACAACGTTGATCGGACCGAGGAAGAACGCTGGGCGCAGGAGGAAGCGGCACTCGCAGCGCTGCCGCGTTCACTCGAGGAGATCGCGGCTGAACTCGATGCTGTTCGTCCTCTGCTTGCGCAGGCACAGGAGACCGAGCGTCTCGGCAGTGAGATCAAGCTCAACGAACTCTGGAAGGTCCTGGAGAAGTACGGCGTCGGGGACGATGCCTCTAAGAAGCTGCTGATCTTCACTGAGCACAAGGACACGCTCGACTTCCTGCAAGACAAGCTCTCCGAGCAGTTCGACGTCGTGGTCATCCACGGCGGCATGCGGGCCGCAGAGCGTATCGCCGCCGAGCGGGCGTTCCGTGAACACGCCCAGATCATGGTGGCCACAGAGGCCGCTGGCGAAGGCATCAACCTGCAGTTTTGCCATCTCATGGTCAACTACGACATCCCATGGAATCCCAACCGCCTCGAACAGCGGATGGGGCGGGTTCACCGTATCGGTCAGACCGAAGAGGTCCACATCTTCAACCTAGTCGCGGGGAACACCAGGGAAGGGCACGTCCTGGCGACCGTTCTGAAGAAGCTCGAGTGGATGGGCAAGTCGCTCGGTGACCGAGTGTTCGACGTGATCGGAGAAGTGTTCGCCGCCTACAAGCTTCCGGAACTTCTCCAGGCAGTTGTCGCCGGAGAGCGCAGCTCGCAGGAGACGGCCGCACAGTTCGGCGCAGATGAGGGGACGTACGACCGGGAACTCCTCGAGCGGGCCGAAGAGCTGCTTGCGAAAGCCCTTGCGACAGGGCACATCGACTGGCGGCTGCAGAGGAGGCTTAGCGAACGCGCTGAGGAGCGAAGGCTTCCGCCTGACCATCTAAAACGATTCTTCTTGGACGCGATCGACTTCGCGGGGGGCAAGGCTACCCCGAGGCTCGACCACACCACTGTGCACGTGGATCGGACCCCGGACCTGTTGATAGCCAGGGACCGGGACCGGGGCACCTTGCGTCAACTCCAGCCAGCATATGAGCGGATTACCTTCGATAAATCCGTCGCGGTACGTCGTATGGCCGAGGATGCCGAACTGGGTGCGCCACGACCAGAGCTCTGCGGCCCCGGCCACTCCCTGCTCGAGAACTTGATCGATCACATAATCGAGGCCACTCACCTGCCCCTCCAGCGCGGCGCCGTCTTACTTGACCCAAGTCGGCAGAACCCTGCCGTCCTGCACCTGCTCGAGGCAGACGTGGTGGACGGGCATCGGTCGGTGGTACACCGAAGCATCGCCACCATCGGTGACACGGACGGGGTGCTCCGTGCCTCGGGCGGTGTCCTTTACGACTTTCTGTTGGGCGATAACGCGAGGCAGAAGGGTGGAGCAACCTCTCGCGCGGAGGCCGAGCTGATCGCCTGGGCCCGCCAGAACGTGTTCGAGGCCCGTGTGAAGGAGGCTCGCGCGGAGCGCGAGCACACCGCCACGATCCAGGAGGAGTTTCTGAACGCCTCGTTCAACACGGTCCTTGCCCGCCAGGAAGTCGAGTTGATGGACCTCGACGAAGACGTGGAGGCTGGAAAGCCGGGCGCCGAAGGCCGCCGCCGCAAGGTCGAACTTGCCAAGCGCACGATTCAGGAGCGCCGAAACCGGCGGCTCGCTGACGTTGCGCGCACGCGACAGGTCGACCGCGGGCCAGTGCGTGTCCTGGCACAGTGCCTCCTTCTGCCTGCCCCGACCGACGAGACCAGGGTCGACGGCAGAGGTTCTCGCTACGGTCGCGGCCTAAGCGACCCCGAGATTGAACGCATCGCAGTTCAGGTAAGCATCGACTACGAGCACGGTCACGGCGCCGTGGAGATCCGCTCTGTCGAGTCGGACAACATCGGCTTCGACCTGGTCTCCGAGCGTGAGAACGAACGGCGCTGCATCGAGGTCAAGGGCCGCGCGGGAGTCGGCGCAGTCGAGCTGACCTGGTCCGAGTACGTCACGGCGGCGAAGCTCGGCCGCGACTACTGGTTGTACGTCGTACTGGACTGCGCTGGCGATCACCCCAGGCTCTATCGGATCCAGGATCCTGCCACCGCCCTGGCCGGCAGCTTCGTCCCCAGTCATGACGTGCGCTACTCGGTCGCTCCAGGTCC